In the Cryptococcus neoformans var. neoformans JEC21 chromosome 1, complete sequence genome, one interval contains:
- a CDS encoding transmembrane receptor, putative: MLVNNLFYFVAALVTSAFTMAQDDGWHLDYVYTLVNEQLDPIAFPNGQSAHMHKIIGGSRMAAYYNFDYYKSAKCSSLRVQADKSNYWMPNLYVISKSTNGNTMYTPVSAKIRFYYFLSRSTKNEAVIPFPKGLRMVAGNPDNKAVTNVASFTCHVNADFSDSITADNFNFDRDCPYGMRTELFFPPCWDGKNLYKSDGSHMAYPSQNVRSGRCPWTHPVRLPHIQLEYTWHVSNVGPGLPLKGRLAWANGDTTGYGVHGDFVNGWDLDVLRRAMNDPSCVGIKKTIPMQECRTLNNYFDDAAAAACTAELGTLVEPYGNVDNVAVPVLPGCNPLWGPSGSKPTCNPPVPSLDISRFKGNDGRYIAEDDERRDFVLPTTPGWKNIACLHDITSVSGGVSYIDHSLTVSSCQSHCLIAGYQYAATGQQGTLWHCVCGTAISDTATVETGMCLTACPGDSSQLCGGSYIYNVFYAPPGTTNSDSTNVRADGSKYVGCYRNPSNPSTGLLGASTYRFQSNSMSTEICISACAQKGTNWALTTSQRWCYCGNDWNYGSGAIVPTSQCTVSCNGKPSEVCGDYYKSSVYDITSVKVSPSTAVHLAGYQGCYEDTGSRLGMTKNSWMSTTMTQSQCINGCSELGYSYAGIFRGNQCYCGKPNSNLVSLPASQCQNQCAGSSSITCGGSAAMDLYTVAAATVTSETVASKKPSGYIGCFKDQGSSAAFIGNVYTYRSNSMNPETCKQACLEFGYTYAGLWNANECRCGKNYPASQQMVSSLYCTAPCSGSSSQTCGAGGYLEGYSLAHTISTVSKPDGWLGCYTDNPKSRTLRGYFYSASGMTSKVCRATCGNNGFTLAAVEYRTQCFCGNSLSSGTRAPASSCSMACSGNRRETCGAAGYLDLFKTTV, translated from the exons TGCCCACATGCACAAGATTATAGGTGGTTCTCGGATGGCGGCCTACTATAACTTCGATTATTACAAGTCTGCAAAATGCTCTTCGCTGAGGGTCCAAGCGGACAAATCCAATTATTGGATGCCAA ACCTTTATGTCATCAGCAAGAGTACTAATGGCAACACCATGTATACACCTGTGTCTGCCAAGATCCGGTTCTATTATTTCCTCTCTAGAAGTACCAAAAATGAGGCAGTTATCCCATTCCCCAAAGGCCTTCGTATGGTCGCCGGTAACCCAGACAACAAAGCCGTTACCAACGTCGCTTCGTTCACATGCCACGTGAATGCCGATTTCAGCGACAGCATCACTGCGGACAACTTCAATTTCGACCGCGACTGTCCCTACGGTATGAGAACTGAGTTGTTCTTCCCGCCTTGTTGGGATGGCAAGAACCTATACAAGTCGGATGGATCCCACATGGCGTATCCCAGTCAAAATGTCAGATCAGGTCGATGCCCTTGGACCCATCCTGTTAGGCTTCCGCATATCCAGTTGGAGTATACTTGGCATGTGTCCAATGTTGGACCTGGCCTACCTTTGAAAGGACGATTGGCTTGGGCAAACGGTGACACC ACTGGCTACGGTGTCCATGGGGATTTTGTGAACGGTTGGGATTTGGACGTTTTAAGAAGGGCTATGAACGACCCATCATGTGTCGGAATCAAGAAGACAAT TCCAATGCAGGAATGTCGCACTCTCAACAACTATTTTGACGACGCGGCCGCTGCAGCTTGTACCGCTGAGCTCGGTACCCTCGTTGAACCATACGGTAACGTCGATAATGTTGCTGTTCCCGTTCTCCCCGGCTGCAATCCTCTTTGGGGCCCCAGCGGATCTAAGCCTACTTGTAATCCTCCAGTCCCCAGCCTCGATATCTCCAGATTCAAGGGCAACGACGGTCGATACATTGCTGAGGACGATGAGCGGCGCGATTTTGTCCTCCCCACAACGCCTGGCTGGAAGAATATTGCCTGCTTACATGACATTACCTCAGTTTCTGGCGGTGTGTCTTACATAGACCATTCTCTCACTGTTAGTTCATGTCAGTCCCACTGCCTTATTGCAGGGTATCAGTATGCTGCAACAGGTCAACAAGGTACCCTGTGGCATTGTGTTTGTGGTACGGCTATCAGCGATACGGCCACAGTCGAGACTGGCATGTGCCTCACTGCTTGTCCTGGTGATTCGTCTCAATTGTGCGGTGGCTCCTACATTTATAACGTTTTCTACGCCCCTCCCGGAACCACCAACTCCGATTCTACCAATGTTCGTGCGGACGGTTCCAAGTATGTTGGCTGTTATAGGAACCCTTCCAACCCTTCCACTGGTCTTTTAGGCGCTTCTACTTACCGTTTCCAGTCCAACTCCATGTCTACTGAAATTTGCATCAGTGCCTGTGCTCAGAAAGGAACTAACTGGGCGCTCACCACTAGTCAGAGGTGGTGTTATTGCGGTAACGACTGGAACTATGGTTCTGGCGCCATCGTACCCACCTCTCAGTGCACTGTTTCGTGTAATGGGAAGCCTAGCGAAGTCTGTGGTGACTATTACAAGTCTTCAGTTTATGACATTACCTCTGTCAAGGTTAGCCCCTCTACTGCTGTCCATCTTGCTGGTTATCAGGGCTGTTATGAGGACACTGGCAGCCGCCTTGGCATGACGAAAAATAGCTGGATGTCGACCACCATGACTCAATCGCAGTGCATCAACGGATGCTCCGAGCTTGGATATTCTTATGCCGG TATTTTTAGAGGCAATCAGTGCTACTGCGGCAAGCCCAACTCCAATCTCGTCAGTCTTCCTGCCAGCCAGTGTCAAAATCAGTGTGCGGGTAGCTCGAGCATTACTTGCGGCGGTTCAGCAGCGATGGATCTTTACACTGTTGCTGCCGCCACAGTAACTTCTGAGACTGTCGCTTCCAAGAAGCCTTCTGGTTACATTGGGTGCTTCAAGGACCAGGGGTCTAGCGCCGCGTTCATTGGCAATGTCTACACTTACAGATCAAACTCCATGAACCCCGAAACATGCAAGCAAGCTTGTCTCGAATTTGGTTACACATACGCTGG ATTGTGGAATGCAAACGAATGTCGCTGTGGCAAGAATTATCCTGCTAGCCAGCAAATGGTCAGCAGTCTCTACTGTACGGCGCCTTGCTCTGGTAGCTCTAGCCAGACTTGCGGCGCTGGCGGGTACCTTGAAGGGTATAGCCTCGCACACACCATCTCCACAGTCAGCAAACCCGATGGCTGGCTCGGATGCTATACTGATAATCCCAAGAGCCGTACTCTTCGAGGTTATTTCTACTCTGCCAGCGGCATGACCTCCAAGGTTTGCCGAGCCACTTGTGGTAACAATGGCTTCACTTTGGCTGCTGTTGAGTACAGGACACAGTGTTTCT GCGGCAACTCTCTGTCGAGCGGCACCCGAGCTCCAGCGTCTTCTTGCAGCATGGCATGCTCTGGCAACAGGAGGGAGACTTGTGGGGCTGCCGGCTACCTTGATCTCTTCAAGACCACCGTGTAA